One genomic segment of Kiritimatiella glycovorans includes these proteins:
- the aceE gene encoding pyruvate dehydrogenase (acetyl-transferring), homodimeric type has translation MDDDPRPREDLEKQDWLEALDELIDTSGPERVKDILHDLQVRAHQREVRLPYSANTPYINTIPVSRQPRYPGDREMERRIKSLIRWNAMAMVVRANREEDGIGGHISTYQSMATLYEVGFNHFFRGRTETFPGDLVYFQGHASPGNYARAFLEGRLSVDDIDNFRHELHEKPGLSSYPHPWLMPDFWQFPTVSMGLGPITAIYQARFIRYLEDRGMRKPAGQRVWAFLGDGECDEPETLGAIALAAREKLDNLTFVINCNLQRLDGPVRGNGKIIQELEADFRGAGWNVIKVIWGADWDPLLERDEDGVLVRRMNETVDGRFQKYTVEDGAYIREDFFGADPRLEKRVEHLSDDQLRRLRRGGHDPEKVYAAYRAATGHAGAPTVIIAKTVKGYGLGRAGEGQNITHAQKKLNEEALREFRDRFGIPISDDQLSTVPFYRPPEDSPELRYLMERRNELGGFLPQRTEDAPPLGGADDSVFEEFLGGTDRPASTTMVYVRLLGKLLRDKNIGRHLVPIVPDEARTFGMEALFRQCGIYSHPGQLYEPVDKENLLYYKEVKDGQILEEGITEAGGMSSFIAAGSAYATHGINMIPFFAFYSMFGFQRVGDLAWLAGDSRCKGFLLGATAGRTSLPGEGLQHQDGQSHVYALSIPNLPAFDPAYACELAVIIRDGLRRMYVENEPVFYYITLGNENYPQAALPEGAQEGVLKGMYMLQEPEGDDGPEVQLLASGAIVNEARRAADELREHAGVRATVWSVTSWKALLMDAQDCERQQSRKAGVEASKRKPYVTQCLEETAGPIIGASDYLKTLPASLGPWTPRKIVPLGTDGFGRSDGREALREFFEVDAAAIAWTAATELVRAGTMKAGRLQDLRKQWNVDGDKPNPVNE, from the coding sequence ATGGACGATGACCCGCGACCGCGAGAGGATCTCGAAAAGCAGGACTGGCTGGAGGCGCTCGACGAGCTGATCGACACGTCCGGGCCGGAGCGCGTGAAGGACATCCTGCACGACCTGCAGGTCCGCGCCCACCAGCGCGAGGTCCGCCTCCCCTACTCGGCCAACACGCCCTACATCAACACCATCCCCGTCAGCCGGCAGCCGCGCTATCCCGGCGACCGCGAGATGGAACGCCGCATCAAGAGCCTGATCCGGTGGAACGCGATGGCGATGGTCGTGCGCGCCAACCGCGAGGAGGACGGGATCGGCGGTCACATCTCAACCTATCAGTCGATGGCCACGCTCTACGAGGTCGGGTTCAACCATTTCTTCCGCGGACGCACCGAAACCTTCCCCGGCGACCTCGTCTATTTCCAGGGTCACGCCTCCCCCGGCAACTACGCCCGCGCGTTCCTCGAAGGGCGGCTCTCGGTCGACGACATCGACAACTTCCGCCACGAGCTGCACGAAAAGCCCGGCCTCTCCTCGTATCCGCACCCCTGGCTGATGCCCGATTTCTGGCAGTTTCCCACCGTGTCGATGGGCCTCGGGCCGATCACGGCCATCTACCAGGCGCGCTTCATCCGCTACCTGGAGGACCGCGGGATGCGCAAACCCGCCGGACAGCGCGTGTGGGCCTTCCTCGGCGACGGCGAATGCGACGAGCCCGAGACGCTCGGCGCCATCGCGCTGGCGGCGCGCGAGAAGCTCGACAACCTCACCTTCGTGATCAACTGCAACCTGCAGCGGCTCGACGGGCCGGTCCGCGGCAACGGGAAGATCATCCAGGAACTCGAGGCCGACTTCCGCGGCGCGGGCTGGAACGTGATCAAGGTCATCTGGGGCGCGGACTGGGATCCGCTGCTCGAGCGCGACGAGGACGGCGTACTGGTCAGGCGGATGAACGAGACGGTCGACGGCCGGTTCCAGAAGTACACGGTCGAGGACGGCGCGTACATCCGTGAGGATTTCTTCGGGGCGGACCCCCGGCTGGAGAAACGGGTCGAGCATCTCTCCGACGATCAGCTCCGGCGTCTGCGCCGCGGCGGGCACGACCCGGAAAAGGTCTACGCCGCCTACCGCGCCGCGACCGGGCATGCCGGCGCGCCGACGGTGATCATCGCCAAGACGGTCAAGGGCTACGGGCTCGGACGCGCGGGCGAGGGGCAGAACATCACACACGCCCAGAAAAAGCTGAACGAGGAGGCGCTGCGCGAATTCCGCGACCGTTTCGGCATCCCGATCTCCGACGACCAGCTCAGTACCGTACCCTTTTACCGCCCCCCCGAAGACAGCCCCGAACTCCGCTACCTGATGGAACGCCGGAACGAACTGGGCGGGTTTCTTCCGCAGCGGACGGAGGACGCGCCGCCGCTGGGCGGGGCGGACGACTCCGTGTTCGAGGAATTCCTGGGCGGAACCGACCGGCCGGCCTCGACCACGATGGTCTACGTGCGGCTGCTCGGGAAACTGCTGCGCGACAAGAATATCGGGCGCCACCTCGTCCCCATCGTCCCGGACGAGGCGCGCACGTTCGGGATGGAGGCGCTCTTCCGGCAGTGCGGCATCTACTCGCATCCCGGCCAGCTCTACGAGCCGGTGGACAAGGAAAACCTCCTGTACTACAAGGAGGTGAAGGACGGGCAGATCCTCGAGGAGGGGATCACCGAGGCGGGCGGCATGTCGTCGTTCATCGCGGCGGGGAGCGCCTACGCGACCCACGGGATCAACATGATCCCGTTCTTCGCCTTCTACTCCATGTTCGGCTTCCAGCGCGTCGGCGATCTCGCTTGGCTGGCGGGGGATTCGCGCTGCAAGGGGTTCCTGCTCGGCGCGACCGCCGGGCGCACGTCGCTGCCGGGCGAGGGGCTGCAGCACCAGGACGGACAGAGCCACGTCTACGCCCTGTCGATCCCCAACCTGCCGGCCTTTGATCCGGCCTACGCGTGCGAACTGGCGGTGATCATCCGCGACGGGCTGCGGCGGATGTACGTCGAGAACGAACCGGTCTTCTACTACATCACCCTCGGCAATGAGAACTACCCCCAGGCGGCCCTGCCCGAGGGCGCGCAGGAAGGCGTGCTGAAAGGGATGTACATGCTCCAGGAACCCGAAGGGGACGACGGACCCGAGGTGCAGCTTCTCGCCAGCGGCGCGATCGTCAATGAGGCGCGCAGGGCGGCAGATGAACTCAGAGAACACGCCGGCGTCCGCGCGACGGTCTGGTCGGTGACGAGCTGGAAGGCCCTGCTCATGGACGCACAGGACTGCGAGCGCCAACAGAGCCGGAAGGCCGGGGTGGAGGCGAGCAAGCGCAAACCGTACGTGACGCAGTGCCTGGAAGAGACGGCCGGACCGATTATCGGCGCCTCGGACTATCTGAAAACGCTGCCGGCGTCGCTGGGGCCGTGGACGCCCCGGAAGATCGTACCGCTGGGCACGGACGGGTTCGGACGCAGCGACGGACGCGAGGCGCTGCGCGAGTTCTTCGAGGTGGACGCCGCGGCCATTGCGTGGACCGCCGCGACCGAACTCGTCCGGGCCGGGACCATGAAGGCCGGACGGCTGCAGGATCT